The DNA window ATCGTCATTGCTGtcaaataattaaaagttttcttCAGTATAAATAAAAAACTTTCTAGTATTTACTGACTGTCCAGACGATATCAAATTTATTGTCCCCTCGACAGCAACTATCTCCCCTAGCTTCGCCttgggaaatagttgctgtgttTGAGGACAATACACTTGCTATTCTCATAGTCAGTAAATAGGTACCGGTATATAAAAAACACATTTGCATAAATaattaacattgtttttaacaCTTAGCACACATAATGAACTCATTTTACCCTATCTCTGGTCCTTTCTAGAACTTCTCTCTGTCGCCCGAGTTCATCGATTGTTTCTACTCCTATCTGGTCCGTTTCGGCTGAGATCTGGTGGGACCGTGCTATGCTATCCGTTGTTCGGTTCAATATCTGTGTGCCCTCCATCAGTCTAGCTCTCTGTGAGGCTTCAACTCTCTATCAAAAATATCAATCTCCCATACATCATAATTCTGAGAACAAATTCAGGAATGACTACACTTCACTGAGTTTTatctataaattaaaattttcaaccattaatatttatacaaatgGGTAAATTTTTGTCTCAGCTTTTAAATTTCAAGTAGAGTTTGAACACAACTTCAACTCTTATTTAAGacaattgtaaaaaattaatttctaggACTCACGTCATTTCTTTCAAATCCATAGGATTCAGATCCACCAAAACCTGAAGCAGTCCCTCTTTTCTGTTCAAAATAGATATtaaagaatttataaaaattattaattcttAATAAGGTTTGTGTTAATGATCATGAAAGTTACAATACAGAGTAGTAatgttttatattcattaattgttattaatttacttaataaaaaaaaatatcaaaaggcAAATCAAACAGAACAAAACTTACAATTAACAATGAATTACAGGTATTAgagaatatattttgtattacatgtactttaaaaattCAGAATGCAGGAAATTACTTGCCAGAGCTCTGCTTAGCTGATCAATATCTCTGCGATAGTTACGCAATTGACTTAACATTTGTGTTCTATATGACATAGGTGCTACTTTGGCCTCTTCTTCCATTTCTTGGAGCTtagaaatatgaaggaaatttaaatcatttaaaatgtgaaaagcaAAACAGATGTACTTGATGTGCCTGTACTATAAATTTTTACTAGTATTCTGATTTATTTCTACTATTGCTGTAGTGGTCACATTAACACATTATCTCCCTATCAGCATacacactatataaatagtgcctgtttgggagggtcacagttgaaatcgacacccctcgaaaaccattgtcaacctccactTCGCGTCAGTTgccaatggttttcgaggggtgtcgatttgttatcctcccaaacaggcactatttattttattatactgaatgtcaattttaaagaaaacttaaaatgCTTTTCTATAGGAATGACTTGAATTCTACTGCGAACTGTACGCGCAtcatttacgcgcatgtaacaattcgttatgTAACCCGTTGCTATTAGCGTGTTGCTAAccctgagggtaatagaacggattatcaaatgcatctaaaccaatcagatttcagtatttaacataaaacaaTTAGCTTAGGATttaacagatatatatatacagttataTAGTCTTACTATAATGTTCGCTTCTTCCATATTTCTTTCTGCATGTCGAACAGCTGTTTTTCTTTcctctgaaaattaaaaattacttgGGATAGAATTATTTTCTCAAATTTCAAAGACCCGCATGTAGGCTccataatttatttacaatcctgattgtttatatatttgtattgtcAATTAAGACTTCGTGACATTCTTTAGTCATCTAAATGATGATCAGCCtagaatttaacatttttaaggtGGCATTAATGTTTGATCCCAATTCCTCTATGTTTCTTCAGTTTGCATGTAAATCATGAAGTGATTAGTTAATTAAGTTAAATCCTTCTCCAACCCATGCATGAAGGCCCATAAGGCAAGTGCTTAATACCAGTTCCCTTGTGCAAAGCGGATGAGTCGACTTCTATCGACTCCctggatgggacaccagtccaagtcttggtaaaatgggtaggcaaaccctGGCCGGGGCACatgtggatgtaggctatgcctgtccacttctcaaaagagaataaagTTACGCCCcctgaaaaaagtatttttaaagatttccttaCCACCAGTataatttggaatttttctcTCTATTCTTTCTCTTAAACTGTCCAAAATCGACGTAAAGTCGTCATCCAAAGACTCAAACTTTTCTGAAGACATCGTCTACTCTATTGTAAATGTTCTATTTTGAAGTTGATCATCATGTGACGCAAACAAGGAAATTCGGACATTTGATAACTTGTACTTTTAGTATTTCGATTCAAGACCTACATGTagatgaacatattttatttcaaagcaaaACTCGATTAAAAAAGATGAATCAATGCGCACAAGTTATTTCAATGCGATACTACAGAGTTGATGAAACCTTCACATTTTAAGTCGGGATCGATGTTCAAatttctatagtctgtcccaggtTCTCGGTTCCGggatattttgacaatttttaataaatgtcagagaattttttagtaaaatgaataaaattaaacgCTAACAAAAATTTCCAAACAAAATAACAGGTAACTGGCCGCATAAATGTTCCCTTAGTTATGTATGAGCCGATTTTCAAAGTCTACGGGACTTTACAATGTTAATTTCGGCCATTGCTGCCAAGCGTACGAGGGAgtagttattatttttcatgcgctttaaaataaatcgaaaaaaaattaaaacataatgttttatttaatctgtgcaaatataaatgataatttagCTATTTAGCGAGACTGTTAGTTATCCTTTTGTAAATTCTAAGTCAGGAAAACATAAATCCGAGTGTGATGCAGTACAACTAATGATGACCTATATATCGATACGTATAAGTTACGATGCGCTGACATTTTAAGCATGATGAGTGACTGTTGGGACTGTGAACGTTTCAATGACAGCGCAACTGGAAAGCTTTTTACAAAGgtatgttaatattttgttctatGTATCGTAAATGGTTTGATAATAAGAGCAATCATAATACTTCAGTTGTAACTTGTTTATAAATGAATCTGCAGTGCGAAAGCGAAAGTAGGGTACCCCTGTGAGTTTTTGTTGAACACATACCGTTAAATCAATCACTTAATATATTAAACAGGAATAGATTGAAATCCTCACAAACTTGACAATAACCTACTGTTAATTTGACTTTGGCACACTTGTAAATCTGTGGGCCAATGATTATATCATGTGAATGAAAGTAGGGGTGGAAAAACATTCAAAGAATCAGCATTATAAAAGAGCATTCTTCTTGAAATTTTGTTCATTGCCTTTCTCTAACCCAcagcttaaaattttaattgtttattgattaattaGTTCAATttctaaacatgtattttaccttacttttgaaatttaaaaatagaattgtatttatttattttaattttatactgtTATTAATGGTTATAATAACCAGgccaagatacatgtatgtatgataatttgtttcaTGTAAATTACCAACCATAAGCCAAAGAATTATTTGATATCTGCAGTATTTTGTTTCCT is part of the Crassostrea angulata isolate pt1a10 chromosome 3, ASM2561291v2, whole genome shotgun sequence genome and encodes:
- the LOC128175460 gene encoding vesicle transport through interaction with t-SNAREs homolog 1B-like, whose product is MSSEKFESLDDDFTSILDSLRERIERKIPNYTGEERKTAVRHAERNMEEANIILQEMEEEAKVAPMSYRTQMLSQLRNYRRDIDQLSRALKRGTASGFGGSESYGFERNDRVEASQRARLMEGTQILNRTTDSIARSHQISAETDQIGVETIDELGRQREVLERTRDRLVDTDTNLSRSRKILKTMAMRVMTNKMILIVVILIELAILGIVIWWKFFK